The following is a genomic window from Coriobacteriaceae bacterium.
CTCGGCCTTGCAGGTCTCCTTGGCCTCGGCGTTAAACTGCTCGAGCTGCTCGGGCGTCACGTCCTCCATGGTCAGGCCCTCGTACTCAAGGCGCTCGCGCACCAGCTCGTCGGGGTTGCCGCCCAGCAGGATGTCGGTACCACGACCGGCCATGTTAGTAGCGATGGTCACGGCGCCGTAGCGTCCGGCCTGGGCAACGATATGAGCCTCGCGCTCGTGATGCTTAGCGTTGAGGACCTCGTGCGCGATGCCGCGCTTGGTAAGGGCGGCCGACAGCTTCTCGGAGCTTTCGATGGAGACGGTGCCCACCAGGACCGGCTGGCCCTTGGCGTGACGTCGCTCGACGTCATCGGCAACGGCGTTGTACTTGGCCTGGATGGTGCGGTACACCAGGTCCTCATGGTCAACACGCTGAACGGGCTTGTTGGAGGGGATGACCTCAACGGGCAGCTTGTAGATCTCGCGGAACTCGGCATCCTCGGTGAGTGCCGTACCGGTCATGCCGGAGAGCTTGTCATACAGACGGAAGTAGTTCTGCAAGGTGATAGTGGCCAGCGTCTGGTTCTCCTCGCGTACAAGCACGCCCTCTTTGGCCTCGATGGCCTGGTGCAGGCCCTCGGAGTAACGGCGGCCTTCCATAATGCGGCCGGTGAACTCGTCGACGATCTTGACCTCGCCGTTGGTGACCACATACTGCTTGTCGCGGTGGAACATGTACTGGGCCTTCAGCGCCTGCTGCAGGTGGTTGACCAGCTGGCCGGAGAGATCGGCATAGATGTCATCGATACCCAGGCGGCGCTCGATCTTCTTAAGACCGCGCTCGGTGGCAGCGATGGTGTGCTTGGCCTCGTCCATGACGTAGTCGCCCGTGGGTTCAACATCCTCGGTGGCGGTAAGCATATCGTGCGACACGTCCTCGCCGCGCTCAAGGCCACGCACGGCACGCGCGAAGTCCTTGTAGGTACTGGCGGACTTGGTGCCAGCGCCCGAGATGATCAGCGGGGTGCGAGCCTCATCGATCAGGATGGAGTCAACCTCGTCGACGATGGCGTAGTTGTGGCCGCGCTGCACGCGCTGCTCGGGACGGGTAACCATGTTGTCGCGCAGGTAATCAAAGCCGAACTCGGAGTTGGTGCCATAGGTGACGTCGGCCTGGTAGGCCGGGCGCTTGAGCTCGAGCGGCATGTTGTTCTGGAGCAGACCGACGGTCATGCCCAGGTACTTATAGATGCGGCCCATCCACTCGGAGTCGCGCTTGGCCAGGTAATCATTGACAGTAACGACGTGCACGCCCTTGCCGGCAATAGCGTTGAGATAGCCGGCCAACGTGGAGACGAGGGTCTTACCTTCGCCGGTCTTCATCTCGGCGATGTGGCCCTCGTGCAGTGCCATGGCGCCGATGAGCTGCACGTCAAAGTGACGCATGCCCGTGATGCGCTTGGAAGCCTCGCGCACGGTGGCAAAGGCCTCGGGGAGCATGTCGTCGAGCGACTCACCGTTGGCGTAACGCTCGCGGAACTTATCGGTCTGGCCGCGGAGTTCCTCCTCGGTCATCTTCTCAAACTGGGGCTCAAGACCGTTGATCTGGTCGACGATCTTGTAGTAGCGCTTAAGGTCCTTATCGGATCCAAAGGACAGCAGCTTTGACATGAATCCCATGTGGTTTTCCTTTTTGGCCATCGCCCACGCCGTGCAGCTGCGGGCGAGTTAAACACAGATGATTGTACTTTAGCCAAACAAGGCGCGGCCTATACGGTCGACCTCGACCGCCACGTAATAACTATGACCAACCTGCCGCAATGGAACGGGTTTATTTTGGCAGGTTTTATCTGAGCAAACGCCGTCTCTCTGCCATTTGGTGCCACGGGGACAGGTTAGCTTGCACCAATAAAAAGAAAAGGGCCGCGCACCCAAATGGATGCACGGCCCTCATGCCATGAATGCGAGTGATTCCGCGGCGAGCTATTTACTCAGCAGCCTCGGTGGTCTCGGCCTCGGCAGCGGCCTCCTCGACGGGAGCCTCTGCGGGAGCCTCGGCGGCCTGCTTGGCAGCCTCCTCGGCGAACTTAGCGGCACGCTTAGCCTTCTCGGCAGCCTTAGCCTCAGCGGCGGCCTTGCGAGCGGCCTCGGCCTCAGCAGCCTTGGCGGCCTTGGCAGCCTTGGCCTCCTCAGCCTTCTTGAGCTGGGCGGCAGCGGCGCCACCGAACTTGTCGGCGAAGCGCTGGACGCGTCCACCGGTGTCGACGAACTTCTGCTGGCCGGTGTAGAACGGGTGGCACTCGTTGCAAAGCTCGACCTTCATCTCAGACACGGTAGCGTGCGTCTTGAAGGTGTTGCCGCAGGAGCACGTCACCGTGCACTCGACATACTGGGGATGGATACCCTGCTTCATGGTAGGACTCCTTATTGGTCAGGCGCTGGTTACCGATCAGCGCATAAGGCGTCTTGGTTTCCGACCAAGACAACAAACTCGGCTATGGTACCACGGCACCGCACGTCCCACAAAAGGTTCACGGTCTTTTCGGCACAACACGAGCTGGACCTTAAATATCAACTTCATCCGAACACTCCCCCACATTCATCTCTCGTATGTATCGAGGTATTCCTGCTTGAGCGTCTGCGAGGACGACTCGATCTTTTCCACGAGTGTGCCGGCCTCGATGAAGTAGAACGAGTTGGTGAGGTCTGCCAGGTCGTCGAGTAGATGGCTTGAAATGAGCACGCTGCGTCCCCGCGCCACTTCGCTGCGCATCGCGTCGCAGGAGGTTTTCCGTTTTCCCGGATCGAGGCCGTTCAGCGGTTCATCGAGGATGAGGTACGGGCAATCGGTCGCTATCGCCATGGCAAGCTTTACCTGCTGCTTCATTCCTGTCGAGAGTTTACGGGTCGGCTTGTCGAGATATGGGGAGATTCCGAGGGAGTTGCAGAGCGGGTCGATGTCGGCAGCCGATTTCCACGCCTCCCTAACGAAAGCAAGGTGCTCGAGGGCCGATAGCGTGGGGTAGAGATCCGTACCGCCCGAAGAGCTCAGGTAGACGAGTTCTGCGAATTCGGCTGATCGACGCTGGCAGATTCCGTCTGCCAACAGGCTTCCCGAGCGGATGCGGGTGGGAAATTGGCCCGACAGCGCTTCAAGAAGGGTGGTTTTCCCCGAGCCGTTGGGGGCGACGAGCCCAGCCGCCGTTCCCGGGCTCAGGAAAAGCGGTCCGATTGAAAGTATCGTCGTGCTTCCGTATCCCACGCTCACGTCCAGAAGCTCGAGCCCATGGTGCTTTTTCGCGGGTCCAGGCTGTTTGGGCGAACGTGTCGCAACGGCGCCGACCGCAAAAAGGACCGCGGCGTATATCAGGGCCACGGCAAGCATCGATGCACCGCCCGAACCGGAGCCAGTGAATTCCGTCGGGAAGCATCCCACGTAACCCGTTGCCTCGATAGGCGAGAACACGGCCAGCGGCAGAAGCCCGAGCACGGCATTATGCTCCAGCGCCGAATCGGACAGTAACGGGAATGCCGGGGCCGCGACAAGCAGCGCGGAGGCAAGGGGGCCTGCGAGGACGCGCCTCGTTGCGGTCGATAGGACGACGGAGCAAACGGATATCAAGGTTCCGCCCGCAAGAAGCGCGATAAGCAGGGTCGTGAAGACGTTTCCCGCGATCGTGGTGGCAAGCGCGCCGTCATGGAAGAAGGCGATCGGGTACCCAATTTGCCCGAAGCCGTTTAGGGCCAAGGCGTAAATGCCCCCGGGCGCGAGGCCGGCGAGGAGCATCGCGGTCCCCGCGGCGATTATCGAAAACACGGTCTGGATAAGGCGCCGGAATTTGGGCACGGGCGCCTTCGCCGCCAGGGTCGCAGGCCTTGTGGCCCCGAGCAGGAGTATCGACGAGAGAAGGAAGGGGATGAAGGGAAGGAAAGACGGCGCCGTGGCAATGGCGTAAGGCAGGAAGGAAAGGAATGGCAGGTCGCTTGCGGAGGCCGGGATATCCGTGATGCCGGAGCTGCTCAGGGCACGGCAATATGCGAGCTCCGCGTCATTGGTCTCTCGGTCTCCCACGATGGACCCGGATTGGAAGCCTTCGCCCATGAGCGCGTAGTAGCTCTCGGCAGAATCGAGAAAGGCGGCGTCGGTTTGAGCGGCGAGGGCGGCGTTCGCGTATCTTGCAAGCTCCGCGTCATTTTGCTGCTCTGGAGATAGGTCTGTGCCGCTGGCCTGGGGCGCGCGCGTATTGAATGCGTCGACAAAGCCCTGCATGCCCTGCTTCATAAAGAAGGGCCCGTAGATGGGTGAATTGAACGCAATGGGGACGGAAAAGGCTGCAGCGAGAACGAGCGTACAAATCCATACGGCCTTGTCTCTTAGGATTAGTTTGAGAAGAAGTCGACAGTACATTTAGAAGCACCTACGTTCCTCAAAGAATTGTTAGATTAAAAGTAACAGACCGGATGAAGATACGTGCGACGGGGGCGAGGCGAATGCCTGAGCGGTATCGATACGCGGGTTCAACGGCATCATATTGACCGCATAGATTATTAACTCGCATTTCTACCCGCCCTTTTCGTAGAGTCGCCGATACGTGCTTAGCGCACCCTCGGCGCGTCCGGCAGGCTTTGCGAAATGGGATCCAGGAGACTTCGGCGCAGCATCATCTTGCGGAATGCTTCTAATGAGCCTCCCATCCTTCAAAAACAGAATCTCATCGCACAGCCTATCGACCGAATCCAAGATGTGGGATGACATGATGATGCACGTACCAGAATCGGCCAGCTTCCTGAGAATCTCGGAATGCAAGTCCACCCTGCTGGGGTCGAGCGCGTTCATGGGCTCATCTAATAGAAGGTACCGCGCGCCCGTCGCATACGCAATCGCCAGGGTAAGCTGCTGCTTCATGCCCTGGCTCAGAGTGCGGATCCTCATCTTCGCGAACTCGCCTATCTGCGTTTGTTCCACTATCTCTTCGATATCGCGAGCATGCGGCCACATATCGCAAACCATCTTGAGGTGATCTTCCGCACGCAATCCGGGATACAGCAGCGTCCCCTCACCAGGTGCATAGAAGATCATAGAACGGACCTCTCTCGCACCCGTACCCTGCACCTCATCCAGAACGATGCTCCCGTCCACACGAGGACCCGGCAAACCTGCCATCGCACGCAGCAACGTCGTCTTTCCATGCCCGTTCGGAGCGACGAGACCGTAGACCGTACCCGGGGCAAACTCAGCGTTCACCGAATCTACGAGCACCTTCTTTCCATAAGAGATCGTCAGCGTTTGAAGGTCAATCATCGAGATCATCCCCTTTCGATCTTTGGAACACTCAGGCGCACCATCAACGGAGATACGGCGCCCAAGACCACCAGCAGAGCGCCCGATGCGCCGACGACCTCTCCAAAAGGCATCGCGTTCGTCCCTCGCCCAAGGAACCCAATCGTCCCCACCTGGGAAGCGGGATCAAACGAGGCGAATGGAGCCAGCAGCGCGACGCCCATGCCCACGCTTTCAACATGAGCGCTCAACGAACCCAACACCAAGAGAACCGCGCAAACCATTCCGGTGACAACGGGGTTGCGGCTAATCGCTGCTGTCAACGCAGCGACGACGGAAATCACGCCGTATGCCATGACCAGCAACGGAATACTGCACAACACCGCCTCCCCCACCATGGACGTTGTCGAAGCTCCCGCCCGAATGAGAGCGACGGGATACTCCGATCCACCCGCACCGTTCTTAATCACGGACACAACGACAGCGGGAACCATCGACACCAAAAGCAGCACCAAGCCAAGCAGGAGAGCCAGCGCAACAGCCGTCAGAAAACGCACATGCGCTGTTGCGGGGATCTGGAGAACCAGAAGGGAACGACACTGCAGGTGGGTGCACGCGAGCGATGTGACAACCACGGGCAACAGCAAAAATAAGGAGGGAAGCGCTGCCTGGAGATACGAAAGGAGGATTAATGGGGGCATCTTCGTACTTAACTCGTAAACCTTGGGGTCCGGCAAGCTCGCGATCGACTCAAGCAGAAGGGCGCGCGCCTCCGCACGAGAAGGAGTCTCCGGCTCGATTCCGATCGATTGCAGGAGAGTCGCATCTGCCGCGCCCAGCTCACCTCGAGCGCGCTCGTACGTCGCAAGGCTTCGAAACCCCTCCGCAGGCATAGGCGCGTACACGAAACCCGAAAGAGCATCCCGCATGTCTTCCAGGGCCGCTTTGCCCTCGACGTCCATATTCGCAGCGTTCTGCTCTAGATACCGATCTATTGAACGGAGCTCCCCATCCCTATACCGAACAGCGGAAACGTTATCAGCGTCAGGAAACATCTCGACCAGAGCCGGGGCCAGCATCGTCGTCGACATTGCAATCGCGCATACGGCGAGGGTAGGAGAACGCAGGAGCAGTTTCCCCATCGTTCTTACGTATGCAACGGCGGAGGCACAAGCGCTCGAACGAGTTGCCGTTCTCGATGCAGTGAAGGAACCTCTCTCAAGACAAATCGGGGATATCGGGCACGCGCAGCCGCTCTTTCCAGCAACGCAAAGCAGGCTAATTGCCAGCACCTCGATCCCGATTGCGCATACGAGGGCAATCGCGCCACGCTCGAAGCAAAGTCCAGGCAGATTCACTATCTGCGTTGTCGGGTACGGGCTATAGGCGCCGACGGTCAACTCAGTGTTCGCATACGTAAGGGGATTCAACAGGGCGAACTCACGTAAAGCGATGGATCTTCCGTAATACCCGGGAACCATCGTCACCCCCATCAGGGCACATACGAACACGATTCCAAGCGTAGGGTTATTGGCAATCTTCACGGCAAGGTGAACGACAAGCGAGATGAACGCTGCCACCAAGAATTGCAAGATGGCCGTCTGCGCGAACACCAGCCAAGCCGGTTTGATAACCGGAGTCGCATATTGAATGTAGCCTATCGGATAGAACGGCGAGCCCGGGCCATTCTTCACAAGCGCGGCGATTATCCCTGGAAGATTGATGGCGAGGACGGCAAGCATTGCAAAAACACTCGCCCATACGCTCGATGCAACAAGTCTACCCAGCTCGCCCATCGGTGCCTGGATGATGAGCTTTTCACGTTTGTTAAGACGCGCGGCAAGGAACGAGACGGCAACGGCGGTTGATTTCCGATCTCAGCCGAACACATTGAGCGGATAGGCCGTTCCCGCAGCTAGCCGAACGCCCCCGAGGCCCCTCACGGGCCCCGGGGGCGCCGTTTTCCCAGTTGAAGGAACGGTGGAGATGTGTTTCGATGGGTCCGGTGGCCATGCTCCGCCCTCCGCCCGGCACCTCTTCCCAGACTCAGCCGGACGGTCGGTCCGTCTATTCCGTTTTGCCTTCAGACTAGGCCAGCGGGGCATCGCCCCTCTCGGCGCGCGCCCTCTCGATGAGGCCCGGCGTCAGGTCGAGTTCGCCGATGGGCACCTCCTCCACGCCGTAGGCGTCCAGCAGCGCCGCCGCGTCGCCGCCGAGCATCGCCCTGAAGGCGCGGGCGGGCGTCGAGAAGCCGAGCGCGCCGCGGGGCTCGGAGTTCACGTGCGACATGGCCAGCGCCAGGTCCGCCGGGGCGAGCCGGTCGAACCTGAGGCACGCGCCCTTGGGAAGCAGCTTCCTTATCTCGACGTGGTTTCGCTCGCAGGCGCCCTTCTGGTCGCTGCGCCTGGGGTCGCAGTAGAACAGCCTCGTCTCGCCCGGCCCCTCGCCGAGGAGCGCCGCGATCGCGCCCTCGTCGGAGAACTCCGCGCCGTTGTCGGTGAGCACGGCGCGGAAGACCCTCCCCATGCCGTCGGCGCCCAGCACCGAGCGCACGCCCTCCAGCGCCGCCTCCACGCTCGCCGAGTCCTTCGCCTCGAGCAGGAGCGCCAGCTGGAGCCTGCTGGGGCGGTGGAGCAGCGTGAGCAGGCAGGCCGAGTCCTCCCTGGCGCCCTCGACGGTGTCCATCTCCCAGGCCGCGGCGCACGCGTCCTCCCCGAGGGCGAGGAACGCGGCGTGCGACCTGCGGGCGGAGTGGCGCGTGGCCGCCCGGCCGGCGGCGCGCTTGCGCGGCCTGTAGCCGACCTTGCGCCTGAGCTCCATGTTGGTCATGCCGTCGTAGCCCGCCGCGACCCAGCGGTAGATGGTCGACGGCGACAGGTCCACCGGCCCGCCGTTGCACGCCGCCATCTGCTCGGGGGACAGCCCCCGGCGCAGGCAGCCCCTTATGGCCTCCAGCCTGGCCGCCGCGGCCGGCTCGTCGGCATCGATCCCGCGCCTGGACGAGACGAGCACCGAGTCGGCGCACAGCTGCGCGGCGCGGGCCTCGTAGAAGACGTGCGGGCGGCGCTTGCAGCCCACCGCGCGGTAGCGGCCGCAGCCGTTGCAGCAGCGCGGCCACGCGGCCAGGCGCGGGCAGGCCGCCGACAGGTCGGCCGAGCCGTCCACGCGCTCGCCGCGCCTGGCCTTCGGCGCCGTCACGAACCTGTGCGACGCCACCTCGGCGCTCACCGTCGAGGGCGACCTGCCCAGCTCCCTCGCGATCTCCCTGCACGAGGCCCCGCGTTCCAGCATCCTCTGGACCGTGTCCCGCTCGTGCCTGGTGAGCCTGCCGTAGGCCCTCGGGGCCGCCTTCTCGGGACCCTTCTTCCTCTTTCCGGACATGCCGTCCTCCGATCTCCCGGGGCCGGCCGGTCCGGCCCTCAGGGTATCGGGTTCCCACATTCATCCGCACATGTACGGATGAATGTGGGAGGTGTTCGGATGAAGTTGATAATCAAGGAGACGGCAACGGCCGTTGCGACCCATAGCAAGTACTCCTTCGATCCGTCATAATAGGTGTACTCTCCATCCGATATCTGCAGAAACGGAAGTAGGGGAGAGAGCGGTGCCAAGATAAGACGTCCCGCGGCAAGAGGGTACAGAAGCGCGGGCATGCTTGATGAAGAGGTATAGACACCGTCCTCCCCCGCATTCACAAGCGCATCCGCATAGGATGCTGACAATTCCTGCTCAACACGGGTTATTCCCGACTCGAGGTATTCGACCCGTCCGTCGATGCCAGCCGCGCTCCTGAAGACGGGCAGAGCACAAAGAACCATCAACGCAACAACGACAACACAGAGCGACCTGGAGGAGAGAAGCGACCTAAAGATCGCCTTCGAGATTTTGAGCATATTCATCGCCAACCTTAACCTCATCCAGTCGGAACAGAGGGGCCGAACAAAATGCTCGGCCCTTATTACTTGCCGGCAAAGTCAATTTAACATAAACTGTTAAAAAGTAACCTGAGTTTTTTAAATTCTTCGGAGGTTATTATGAGTTCCGACAATCGCACTCCCCGGCTTCATTCCTTCCGCATCGCATGTGCGATAGCCTCTGCGACCCTTTGCGCCACCGCCATCGCACAAGTGGCGTTCTCCTTAAAGCCAGCAATCGAAGTGCTCGACAACCCTGTAATTGCAGACTCCCCCGCGTATCCAGCCCTTGCGATCTCGACATTGGTCCCTGCCGTCATCGGTATCGCTACGACCATCCTCAGCGCCGTTCTCGTGTGGACGATCAAGAGCGGAGACCCCTTCAAGAAAGGGTCTGCGACATGCTTGAAGGTGCTCGGCATTCTCTTCGTTGTTCAAGCTGCCACCAGCCTCTACGCCGGCTCACTCAAAACCTCCGTTTCGATGTTTGGCGGCGAGGGGGCCGTCGGCGCCCAAGAGATCGCTTCATCATTCGATTGGACCTCTCTGGTTCTCGGCATCGTCCTGTTCATGCTTTCCCAGCTCTTCTTGTACGCCCGAGAGCTGTACCTCGACTCCGACGAGATTGCGTAAGGAAACGCCATGCCCGTAATTGTTCGCCTCGACAAGATCATGGCCGAGCGAAAGATTTCCTCGAACGAACTTGCCGAAAGGATTGGAACCACGCCCGTGAACCTGTCCCGTATTAAAAAAGGGCATATTCGCGGCATTCGCTTCAACACACTCGAGCAGCTATGCCTCGCCCTTCGTTGCCAACCCGGAGACCTTCTCGAAGTCATGAGCGAAGAGGATGCCCGAAAGGAGTTCGGACTCGATTGGTCCGCCGAGGATTAGAGGGCGGTCGTACTCGCCCTGCACACGGGGATGCGAATCGGCGAGGTCTGCGGCCTTCGGTGGTGCGATGTGGATTTCGAGACGGGCCTGATCTCGATCAGACACTCGGTGGCGTACGCGAAGGGAATGGGTTCGTTCATCAAGGACACCAAGACCCATGACGCCAGGGGTATCCCCATCGACCCGGTCGGCCTACTCCCCTTCCTGAAGGAGACCCACGAGATCGACTGCGGAAAGCTGCGCTTGCGCGGCCTTACCGGGGCGGTCGAGATCGGGGACTGCTACATCCTGTCGGAGCCGGGCGCGACCTTCGCGACGACAAGCTATATCCGCAGGG
Proteins encoded in this region:
- a CDS encoding DUF2975 domain-containing protein; the protein is MSSDNRTPRLHSFRIACAIASATLCATAIAQVAFSLKPAIEVLDNPVIADSPAYPALAISTLVPAVIGIATTILSAVLVWTIKSGDPFKKGSATCLKVLGILFVVQAATSLYAGSLKTSVSMFGGEGAVGAQEIASSFDWTSLVLGIVLFMLSQLFLYARELYLDSDEIA
- a CDS encoding ABC transporter ATP-binding protein, with protein sequence MIDLQTLTISYGKKVLVDSVNAEFAPGTVYGLVAPNGHGKTTLLRAMAGLPGPRVDGSIVLDEVQGTGAREVRSMIFYAPGEGTLLYPGLRAEDHLKMVCDMWPHARDIEEIVEQTQIGEFAKMRIRTLSQGMKQQLTLAIAYATGARYLLLDEPMNALDPSRVDLHSEILRKLADSGTCIIMSSHILDSVDRLCDEILFLKDGRLIRSIPQDDAAPKSPGSHFAKPAGRAEGALSTYRRLYEKGG
- a CDS encoding IS30 family transposase, whose translation is MSGKRKKGPEKAAPRAYGRLTRHERDTVQRMLERGASCREIARELGRSPSTVSAEVASHRFVTAPKARRGERVDGSADLSAACPRLAAWPRCCNGCGRYRAVGCKRRPHVFYEARAAQLCADSVLVSSRRGIDADEPAAAARLEAIRGCLRRGLSPEQMAACNGGPVDLSPSTIYRWVAAGYDGMTNMELRRKVGYRPRKRAAGRAATRHSARRSHAAFLALGEDACAAAWEMDTVEGAREDSACLLTLLHRPSRLQLALLLEAKDSASVEAALEGVRSVLGADGMGRVFRAVLTDNGAEFSDEGAIAALLGEGPGETRLFYCDPRRSDQKGACERNHVEIRKLLPKGACLRFDRLAPADLALAMSHVNSEPRGALGFSTPARAFRAMLGGDAAALLDAYGVEEVPIGELDLTPGLIERARAERGDAPLA
- a CDS encoding ATP-binding cassette domain-containing protein, whose product is MKQGMQGFVDAFNTRAPQASGTDLSPEQQNDAELARYANAALAAQTDAAFLDSAESYYALMGEGFQSGSIVGDRETNDAELAYCRALSSSGITDIPASASDLPFLSFLPYAIATAPSFLPFIPFLLSSILLLGATRPATLAAKAPVPKFRRLIQTVFSIIAAGTAMLLAGLAPGGIYALALNGFGQIGYPIAFFHDGALATTIAGNVFTTLLIALLAGGTLISVCSVVLSTATRRVLAGPLASALLVAAPAFPLLSDSALEHNAVLGLLPLAVFSPIEATGYVGCFPTEFTGSGSGGASMLAVALIYAAVLFAVGAVATRSPKQPGPAKKHHGLELLDVSVGYGSTTILSIGPLFLSPGTAAGLVAPNGSGKTTLLEALSGQFPTRIRSGSLLADGICQRRSAEFAELVYLSSSGGTDLYPTLSALEHLAFVREAWKSAADIDPLCNSLGISPYLDKPTRKLSTGMKQQVKLAMAIATDCPYLILDEPLNGLDPGKRKTSCDAMRSEVARGRSVLISSHLLDDLADLTNSFYFIEAGTLVEKIESSSQTLKQEYLDTYER
- a CDS encoding helix-turn-helix transcriptional regulator encodes the protein MPVIVRLDKIMAERKISSNELAERIGTTPVNLSRIKKGHIRGIRFNTLEQLCLALRCQPGDLLEVMSEEDARKEFGLDWSAED
- the rpmE gene encoding 50S ribosomal protein L31, giving the protein MKQGIHPQYVECTVTCSCGNTFKTHATVSEMKVELCNECHPFYTGQQKFVDTGGRVQRFADKFGGAAAAQLKKAEEAKAAKAAKAAEAEAARKAAAEAKAAEKAKRAAKFAEEAAKQAAEAPAEAPVEEAAAEAETTEAAE
- the secA gene encoding preprotein translocase subunit SecA, producing MGFMSKLLSFGSDKDLKRYYKIVDQINGLEPQFEKMTEEELRGQTDKFRERYANGESLDDMLPEAFATVREASKRITGMRHFDVQLIGAMALHEGHIAEMKTGEGKTLVSTLAGYLNAIAGKGVHVVTVNDYLAKRDSEWMGRIYKYLGMTVGLLQNNMPLELKRPAYQADVTYGTNSEFGFDYLRDNMVTRPEQRVQRGHNYAIVDEVDSILIDEARTPLIISGAGTKSASTYKDFARAVRGLERGEDVSHDMLTATEDVEPTGDYVMDEAKHTIAATERGLKKIERRLGIDDIYADLSGQLVNHLQQALKAQYMFHRDKQYVVTNGEVKIVDEFTGRIMEGRRYSEGLHQAIEAKEGVLVREENQTLATITLQNYFRLYDKLSGMTGTALTEDAEFREIYKLPVEVIPSNKPVQRVDHEDLVYRTIQAKYNAVADDVERRHAKGQPVLVGTVSIESSEKLSAALTKRGIAHEVLNAKHHEREAHIVAQAGRYGAVTIATNMAGRGTDILLGGNPDELVRERLEYEGLTMEDVTPEQLEQFNAEAKETCKAERERVLAAGGLTVIGTERHESRRIDNQLRGRSGRQGDPGETQFYLSLEDDLMRLFGGDKMDRVSKMMVTADMGDDMPIQHKIISKAVESAQHKVESINFSMRKSVLEYDDVMNKQRQVIYAERNKILDGKDLTDHITEVMHDTVYRCVQEFCTKDSHDGERDLEGLRKWVVELTGHIDTPKFPDEDYEALAADVLAYVEKCYNMKAERLGEDLMRELNTQVMLRVIDTRWMNYLQEMDYLKTGIGLRGFGQRDPLVEYKTEAYGAFQILVDTMYEDYLRTVLRIEIKAAPRAVEHKEEPALEGARFSGPAEVDGDNGDSVLRKQAQVQARTAVQGGPAAVNNGGKVTTYRKSESDDPYVNVGRNDPCPCGSGKKFKYCHGRNR